The stretch of DNA GCGCCGCTCGCCCTCATCCCGTCCGGCTCGGCCTGGCGGATGGTCGACGGGCTGAGCCCCGGCCGGCCCCGGCGCTTTTCCTCCGGGTATACCTCGCTGCGCCGCGGCTGGGTGCTGAGCCCGGCCCTGCCGGACCGGGCGATCACCGTCCGCGACCTGTTGGCCTATGGTCTGCGCACCAAGACCCGCGACCTCGCCGCCTTCGCGGCGATGACCTTCCTGTCCGGCCTGATCCTGTCGCTCCTGCCGCTCGCCAACTTCGCCGTCACCGACATCGTGATCCCGGGCCACGATCTCGGCCTGCTCAACCACGTCGCCGTGATGCTGCTCGGGCTGGTGCTCGCCACGATGGTGACGCGGCTCGCCGCCGGGGTGAGCCAGCTGCGCATCGACGGCCGTACCGGCCTGATGCTGCGCACCGCGGCGATCGACCGGATCATCCGCTATGCCCGGGTCCAGCCGCCCGGCAAGGTGCCGCCGCCGGCCGCCGCGACGCTGATCACCCATTGCGTCGAGACCTGGCACCGCAGCACCTGGAAGATCGGCCTGACCCTGGCCGGAGGCTTCCTGGTCGCCTTGCCGAGCCTCGGCCTTCTGATGCGGACGGCGCCGCTCGCCGGCGCGCTCTGCCTCGCCTGCATGATCGCAGCCGTGGCGCTCGCGGCGGGAATCGCGCGCAGGCAGGTCGCCACCTTGTTCTCCGGCCCGTGCTCGCCGACGAGCTGGATCTCGCTCTCTCACGAGGCCCTGTCCCAGGTCGAGACCGTACGGGCGATGGGGGCGGAGCTGCGCTTCCTGCGCCTCTTCGCCGAGAGCTTCCTCGGCCTCAAGGAGCGCTTTCTCGCCTCCGACCGCTTCGGCAGCACCCTGCACGCCCTCGAATCCGCCCTGGAGGCCCTGCTGATCACCATCGGGGTCGCCGCAACGCTGCTGCTGCACAAGAACCTGCCGGCCCAGGACGGCGTGGTGTTCGCCACCGCCCTGATGACCGTGACCGGCGTCGCCGTCAGCCTGGTCCACGCCTTGCTGCAGGCGAGCATGCTCGGCCTCCAGAAGCGGATGATCCAGCCGCTCCTCGATGGCGTGCCGTCGCCCGAGCGGACCGGCGCCCGGCCCGAGCGCATCACCGGTGCGGTCGAGATCGCCGACGCGGTGGTGCGCCGTGCCCCCGGGGCCCGGCCGATCCTGAACGGCGTGTCGCTGCAGGTCGCGCCGGGGGAGCATGTCGGCATCGTCGGCGCCTCGGGCTCGGGCAAGACCACCCTGCTCAAGGTGCTGCTCGGCCTCGAAACCCTCGAATCCGGGACGGTGAAATACGACGGCGTCGACCTGTCGCTCCTCGACGCTGCGGCGATCCGGCGGCAGATCGGCATCGTCGGCCAGTCGGGGCGTCTCCTCCCCGGCACCCTGTTCGAGAATGTCAGCGCCGGCCTGCCCCTGACCGAAGAGGAGGCCTGGGCCGCCCTGCGCGCCGCCGCGCTCGAGGAGGATGTTCACGCTCTTCCGCTCGGCCTCTCGACGCCGATCGGCGATGCCGAGCCGGTCCTGTCCGGCGGGCAGATCCAACGGGTGCTGGTTGCCCGCGCCATCGCCCACCGGCCCCGCCTCGTGGTACTCGACGAGGCCACGAGCGCGCTGGATCCCGCCGCCGAGGTCCACGTGGCGGCCTCGATCGACGGTCTCGACGCGGCCATCGTCACCGTGGCCCACCGCCTCGACACGGTGCGGGCCTGCGATCGGATCTACGTGTTGCATGAGGGCCGGGTGGCGGCTTGCGGCACCTTCGCGGAACTGGCTGCCGCCGACGGCGTGCTGAGCGACTTCCTGGCCGCCGAGCGACGGGCGGGGTCCGCGGGCCATCCCGTCCACGACAGCCTGCGACGGCTCCAGCGCGATCTGATCGATGCGTGAGGGCATGGGCGCGGGCGGACGGACCTCCACAGGCATCACCGCTGGAGCAGCGCCCGATCCCGTTGGCCTCGGATGCTGCCCCGGGTCATCGATCTTGCCGCATGTTCT from Methylobacterium aquaticum encodes:
- a CDS encoding ATP-binding cassette domain-containing protein; amino-acid sequence: MSRAATAAEREPASPQADPDNAAIEAVLGRVETMLDPATGGGFAASEAPLNAAIRAVATVFGIKPDAGAARGPGESLDEAVPRVARASGLIARAVVLEPGWQRRHALPLIAERPEDAAPLALIPSGSAWRMVDGLSPGRPRRFSSGYTSLRRGWVLSPALPDRAITVRDLLAYGLRTKTRDLAAFAAMTFLSGLILSLLPLANFAVTDIVIPGHDLGLLNHVAVMLLGLVLATMVTRLAAGVSQLRIDGRTGLMLRTAAIDRIIRYARVQPPGKVPPPAAATLITHCVETWHRSTWKIGLTLAGGFLVALPSLGLLMRTAPLAGALCLACMIAAVALAAGIARRQVATLFSGPCSPTSWISLSHEALSQVETVRAMGAELRFLRLFAESFLGLKERFLASDRFGSTLHALESALEALLITIGVAATLLLHKNLPAQDGVVFATALMTVTGVAVSLVHALLQASMLGLQKRMIQPLLDGVPSPERTGARPERITGAVEIADAVVRRAPGARPILNGVSLQVAPGEHVGIVGASGSGKTTLLKVLLGLETLESGTVKYDGVDLSLLDAAAIRRQIGIVGQSGRLLPGTLFENVSAGLPLTEEEAWAALRAAALEEDVHALPLGLSTPIGDAEPVLSGGQIQRVLVARAIAHRPRLVVLDEATSALDPAAEVHVAASIDGLDAAIVTVAHRLDTVRACDRIYVLHEGRVAACGTFAELAAADGVLSDFLAAERRAGSAGHPVHDSLRRLQRDLIDA